The Gemmatimonadota bacterium nucleotide sequence AGCGCCGGTCAAGAAGGCGCCGGCCAAGAAGGCGCCGGCCAAGAAGGCGTCCGCCAAGAAGGTACCCGCCAAGAAGACCGGCAAGGGTAAGTGAGCAAGCGGGGCGGGAGCCGGCGCCCCCTCGTCGCCATGCCCACGACGAGCCTTCTGGAGTCCGGTATCGATCGCGGTCCGGTGACGTACCTCGACAGCCGTTACACGGGCTGGATAGAGCGCTACGGCATGGCCGCGCTGCTGATATCCCCGACCCACGATGAAGCCTCGATCGCCACCCTGATCGGCCTGGCGAACGGACTCGCCCTGGCCGGGGGCGAGGATCTGCACCCGTCCACGTTTGGAGAGAGCCCACACCCCCGACTGGGAACGGTCAACGGCGCACGGGATCACGTGGAGCTGCGCGCCCTGCGCCTGGCGCTCGAGGCCGGCATGCCCATCCTCGCGCTGTGCCGCGGCGCCCAGGTTTTGAACGTGGCCTACGGCGGTACGCTGTGGCAGGATCTTCCCAGCCAGAAGCCGGGCACGATCGCGCACCGCCAGAGCGGCGCCTGGCATTCAACCGCGCACGACGTGCGGGCGGCGCCCGACTCGCGCCTCGCGCGTGTCGTCGGCGCCGAGGAATTCGAGGTGAATTCCTTCCACCACCAGGCCATTCGGGAGGTGGGCGCTGGACTGCGCGCCACCGCGTGGGCGCCCGACGGCGTCGTGGAGGCGGTGGAAGCGGACGCGGGGTGGGTCGTGGGCGTCCAGTGGCACCCCGAACGCCATCCCGACGACGCGCCGGAAGAGCACCCCGATCGGCGCCTGTTCGCGGCGTTCGCGGAGGCGGTCAGAGGCAGGGCCGAGGCCCGGGCCGCCGCCGCCTGAGGCCCCCCGCATGCCTTCCTTGACGGACGTCCCCAATCTCGCCGTCGGGCACGCGACGGACGCCCACGCGCGCACCGGGTGTACGATCGTTCTGGGCCCATTCCGGGCCGCCGCGGATGTCCGGGGTTCCGCCACGGGCACGCGAGAGCTGGGGGCGCTGAGCGCCGACCACGTGGCCGGCCGGCTGG carries:
- a CDS encoding gamma-glutamyl-gamma-aminobutyrate hydrolase family protein, producing the protein MPTTSLLESGIDRGPVTYLDSRYTGWIERYGMAALLISPTHDEASIATLIGLANGLALAGGEDLHPSTFGESPHPRLGTVNGARDHVELRALRLALEAGMPILALCRGAQVLNVAYGGTLWQDLPSQKPGTIAHRQSGAWHSTAHDVRAAPDSRLARVVGAEEFEVNSFHHQAIREVGAGLRATAWAPDGVVEAVEADAGWVVGVQWHPERHPDDAPEEHPDRRLFAAFAEAVRGRAEARAAAA